TGACTGTTTGCGCTGGCAGTCGCATTCAGTTTGCAATACCTGTCAAAATGCACAGGCCGGTTGGCTCTCCACCAGGTTGGCAGACCTGAATGCAAAGCTGGCCGCCTTTGCTTACGCATCGGCGCCGACCACGATGTCAATGTAGCGGTTTTTTGTTGATCGCTTATGTTTTTGCTACTGGCATCTGTTAAAGATTATGAAGTGCGTCGGACGGCATGATGAAAATAAAAATTCATAAAACTATTGACGCGTGATGCGTGATGTCTTATAGTTCACTCCTCTGCACGAAACGCAGAGCAGAACACAGACGCGGGGTGGAGCAGTCTGGTAGCTCGTCGGGCTCATAACCCGAAGGTCGTAGGTTCGAATCCTGCCCCCGCAACCAATATCAAGAAGCCAACTTCACAAATGAAGTTGGCTTCTTGTATTTTTAGTCTTGGCGCGCGCCCGAATCCGGGATGGCATACGCAATTACATGCGTCGTCCGCTAGGCAGCGGGTCAGTTCGCTAGCGTTCGGGCTTCAACTCGCTTCTCTAGTTTTTGCCTGTCCTCCAGCTTGCTGGCCGGTTTATTGATGGCCGGATTGTCATTCTTATTTCGGAATTTCACTGGACTTCAATTCGTCCAGGAGTTCGATTTCATCGGTAGTCACGTGTCCTCCTTTTCATCGGCAGATGGCCGAGAGCCTATAGCTTGGCATAAGTCGCCAGCTGCGAAGCGGGTCAGGGCGGTACCGTCGATTCGATAGTAGATTTTGTCCTCGACGATGCTTGCGCCCTGACGGTGATAAAACGCCACCGCTTCGGCGTTGCCCCTTTCCGCCGTCCAATCCAATCGCGTGCAGCCAAGCACCAGCGCATGGCGGGCCAGTGCTTGCAGCAAGGCCTTGCCGGCGCCGCAGCCGCGGGCTTCGGGGATGGTGAACAAATCCTTCATGAACACTTGGCCGCCGTAGTCCGGCGCAGGGTAGAGCAGCGCAAATGTCGCCAGGCCTACGGCTTCCCGATTGCGCTCCGCCAGCATGACGCGCACGCCGCAATGCGGCTGGAACAGGTTGGCCGCGGCATAGCGGGCGGATGCCTCGCGGCTGGCTCGCGCCGGGCCGAAGTAATGCAGGTCTATCCGATAGAAGAGCTCTGCCAGGACGGCGGCGTCGTCTGGCGTGGCGAGGCGGGTGGAGATCATGTCAGGCGCCACTGCGCAAAAGACATGATCATAATGATGAAGGTATGCTTTGGCCAGAGCGCTCAGGCCGGCTCGCGGCGGAATACCCAATGGGTTTCGCTGGAGGCTGCGGGATCGAAAGCGTAGCCTTCGCTATCGAAGCCGCGTAGTTGCTCCGGATCGACGACGCCGCGCTCGGCGGCCCAGCGCGCCATCAGGCCTCGCGCGCGCTTGGCGTAGAAGCTGATGATCTTGTACTGGCCGTTTTTCTTGTCCTGGAACACCGGGGTCACGATTGCGGCGTTCAGCGCTTTCGGCTTCACCGACTTGAAGTACTCGTCGGAGGCCAGGTTGACCAGCGCGCGTTGGTCCAGCGCTTCCAGCTGTTCGTTCAACTTGGCTGTGACGGTTTCCCCCCAGAATTCATACAGATTCTTGCCGCGGGCATTGGCCAGGCGAGTTCCCATTTCCAGCCGGTACGCCTGCATCAGGTCCAGCGGCCGCAACACGCCGTACAGTCCGGAGAGGATGCGCAGACGGTCTTGCAGGTAGTTGATGGCCGGGCGCGGCAGGCTGGCGGCGTCCAAGCCTTCATAGACATCGCCCATGAAGGCGTAAACTGCCTGCTTGGCGTTGCCGGGAGTGAATGGGCGCTGCCAGTCGGCGTAGCGGCCGACGTTGAGATTGGCCAGCGCATCGCTGATCGACATCATTTGGGAGATGTCCAGCGGGCTCTTTTGGCGGAGAACGTCTATCAGCTCCGCGCTATGGTCCAGCAGGTCCGGCTGGCTGTATTGGTCGACGGCGGGCGGTGTTTGGTAGTCCAGCGTTTTGGCCGGCGAGATGACCATCAACATGCGGCGATTCCTTTCCTTGAACAGGCGCTATTGTACCGAAGCGCGGCGGCTCGCGCCCGCGCAGGCGGATTGGATAGAATGAAGCCAGTCTTACGATGAGGAACATTCGAATGCGGGTATTGGTGCAAAGGGTCAGCCAGGCAGCGGTGACAGTGGAGGGCGTGGTCAGTGGGGAGATCGGCGCGGGCGCGTTGCTGCTGGTGGGCGTGGAGGAGGCGGATGGGCCGGACGACATCGCCTGGCTGGTGCGCAAGATCAGCCAGTTGCGCATCTTCAACGATGAGGCCGGGGTGATGAACCGCAGCCTGCTGGATTGTGGAGGCGAGGCGCTGGCCGTCAGCCAGTTCACGCTGCACGCCAGCGTGAAGAAGGGCAACCGGCCATCGTATTCGCGGGCCGCGCGCGGCGAGATCTCGCAGCCCGTATTCGAGCGCTTCGTGGCTGAGCTGGCGGCCGCATTGGGCAAACCCGTTCCGACGGGCGTGTTCGGCGCGGACATGCGGGTCAGCCTGGTCAACGACGGCCCGGTCACCATCTGGCTGGACAGCAAGAATCCGGAGTAAGCGGCATGTCTGGAAAATGGCAACATCCCTGGCGGGTTCTGGTGGTGCCTTACTATTTGAACCGCTATGCGCGCCAGGTGCATGTGTTGAGAGTGGCGTCGGCTTTTCTCGCCGGCTTGATGCTGGTGTTGGCCAGCCGCATTCCGCATGGCGGCTGGGCGCTGGTGACGATCTTGATCGTGCTGGGCGGGGCGCCGCACTGGGGTGGTGTGAGGCGCAAGGCGATGGAACGCATGGGTGGCTCGCTGCTGGGCGCGCTGGCTGGCTTGGCCGCCATCGTTTTGCACGGGGCCTCTCCTTGGCTGTGTTATGCCTGGATGCTGGCTGTGGTGGCGCTCAGTAGCTGGCACGCGCAAGGAAGGGGCGGTTATCTGGCGTTGCTGACTGGGATCACGCTGGTGATCGTAGGCGGGGTGGGCGACGAGCCGATCAACGAGGCATTGTGGCGCAGCTGCAATGTGCTGATCGGCTCGCTGATCGGCATGGCAGCCGCCGCGACGTTGCCATTGCGGGCGCTGGATAGCTGGCGTTTTTTGCTGGCGGACAATCTGCGCGAGGCTGCCATGTTGTACAACCGCATCGCGCGGCGCTTGCCGGTGGACGGCGACGCGGCGCTGGATCAGTTCAATGCTCGACTGATCCGTCTGCGAGGCCTTTTGGCATCGGTCACCCAGGAGTCCGCTTTGACTCACCGCGAGTTGGACCAAGTGCAGCGTTGTCAGCGCGGCATCTGGACTTTGCTGGACCGGATGGGCGAGGTGTCGGCCAGCACGCCGGCTTTGGCCGAGGACGCTTCTCCGCGGCGAGCCATCGTTCGCACGCTGCTGCGCGCTTCCCATGCATTGCGCTTCAACCAGCCGCAGTTGCTGGCAGAGTCGCTGCCGGCGGCGGACAACCCGGCGCGCATGCGCGAGCCGACGCATTGCCACTGGCTGGTCGCGGAGCTGTCTCTAACTGTGGAGGATTTGAGGACGCAACTGCACGCCATCCTGCCGCGTTTGATTGAAGCGCCTCCGCCTGCTCGCGGCCTGGTGAGGGCGATGCGCGACGGCGGCCGGCGGCGCTGACCGAACAAAGAAGCGACCCGACGAGTGCCGGGCCATTTTCGTATGCTGGGAGTTGATTACAGGCCGACGATCTTGACTTTTTGGCCCGGTTGCAAATGGCTGGTCTGGCGTCCGCCGTTCACCTGCTGGATGTCGTGGTGGGTCACCCCGAAGCGGCGGGCGATGCTGAACAGGGTATCGCCGCGGCGAACCACGTATTCGGTGCTGTGGCGGGGCTGAGTGGCGGCGGGGCGGCGCTCGGCGACCTGAACCAGCGCAGAATCGGCGTTGCCGCCATCGCTCGCGGTGGCAATCGCATCCGCAGAGGAGTCGGCTTTCAGCCTCAGTTTCTGGCCTACCTGAACCAGATTGCCATCCAGCTGATTCAGAG
This genomic window from Chromobacterium phragmitis contains:
- the yaaA gene encoding peroxide stress protein YaaA; the encoded protein is MLMVISPAKTLDYQTPPAVDQYSQPDLLDHSAELIDVLRQKSPLDISQMMSISDALANLNVGRYADWQRPFTPGNAKQAVYAFMGDVYEGLDAASLPRPAINYLQDRLRILSGLYGVLRPLDLMQAYRLEMGTRLANARGKNLYEFWGETVTAKLNEQLEALDQRALVNLASDEYFKSVKPKALNAAIVTPVFQDKKNGQYKIISFYAKRARGLMARWAAERGVVDPEQLRGFDSEGYAFDPAASSETHWVFRREPA
- a CDS encoding FUSC family protein, which produces MSGKWQHPWRVLVVPYYLNRYARQVHVLRVASAFLAGLMLVLASRIPHGGWALVTILIVLGGAPHWGGVRRKAMERMGGSLLGALAGLAAIVLHGASPWLCYAWMLAVVALSSWHAQGRGGYLALLTGITLVIVGGVGDEPINEALWRSCNVLIGSLIGMAAAATLPLRALDSWRFLLADNLREAAMLYNRIARRLPVDGDAALDQFNARLIRLRGLLASVTQESALTHRELDQVQRCQRGIWTLLDRMGEVSASTPALAEDASPRRAIVRTLLRASHALRFNQPQLLAESLPAADNPARMREPTHCHWLVAELSLTVEDLRTQLHAILPRLIEAPPPARGLVRAMRDGGRRR
- the dtd gene encoding D-aminoacyl-tRNA deacylase, giving the protein MRVLVQRVSQAAVTVEGVVSGEIGAGALLLVGVEEADGPDDIAWLVRKISQLRIFNDEAGVMNRSLLDCGGEALAVSQFTLHASVKKGNRPSYSRAARGEISQPVFERFVAELAAALGKPVPTGVFGADMRVSLVNDGPVTIWLDSKNPE
- a CDS encoding GNAT family N-acetyltransferase; translated protein: MISTRLATPDDAAVLAELFYRIDLHYFGPARASREASARYAAANLFQPHCGVRVMLAERNREAVGLATFALLYPAPDYGGQVFMKDLFTIPEARGCGAGKALLQALARHALVLGCTRLDWTAERGNAEAVAFYHRQGASIVEDKIYYRIDGTALTRFAAGDLCQAIGSRPSADEKEDT